A portion of the Manihot esculenta cultivar AM560-2 chromosome 2, M.esculenta_v8, whole genome shotgun sequence genome contains these proteins:
- the LOC110609372 gene encoding probable DEAD-box ATP-dependent RNA helicase 48 isoform X1, translated as MQLPIFLQRSRTMSDHIRTRILARLMGGGPRTFPGGLNKWQWKRLHEKRAREKEKRLLEQEKQLYQARIRSQLRHKLAGKTDLDSNPDTNISYSPMTPKDHVKALADRFMKEGAEDLWNENDGSLKSPLPKSIERTIPVGPNGRPGSINSPIDLRKLISEAPNISHNCEIFSEGYNYVKARDYSVQRGTHNKGFSSPKLRRFRRSGSSSSDDEDDDYGFDSYNEGERRGRTAEEIGSRAALRKYDVKVTKRVPLKELDKESDFAKEVELIRHELGKKKLAENQGENNETAEEESILSQKRFDECGLSPLTVKALTAAGYVQMTRVQEATLSVCLEGKDALVKAKTGTGKSAAFLLPAIETVLKAKSSNSNPRVPSIYVLIICPTRELASQIAAEANAMLKYHDGMGVQTLIGGIRFKDDQKRLESDPCQIVVATPGRLLDHIEEKGGLSVHLMGLKMLILDEADHLLDLGFRKDVEKIVDCLPRRRQSLLFSATIPKEVRRISQLVLKREHAFIDMVGLGSLETPAKIKQSFLVVPHELHFQLVHYLLKEHILRTPDYKVIVFCTTGMVTSLLYMLLREMKMNVKEMHSRKPQLYRTRVSDEFKESKRSILITSDVSTRGMNYPNVTLVIQLGIPADREQYIHRLGRTGREGKDGEGILLLAPWEEYFLNELEDLPLDKLPSPDMDPESKLKVEDSMSKIDTSVKEAAYHAWLGYYNSIREIGRDKTTLVELANRFSESIGLQRPPPLFRKTALKMGLKDIPGIRIRA; from the exons ATGCAGTTGCCAATTTTCCTCCAACGTTCCAGAACCATGTCAGACCACATCCGAACCCGAATCTTAGCCCGGCTCATGGGCGGAGGTCCACGAACCTTCCCTGGTGGCCTGAACAAATGGCAATGGAAGCGCCTCCATGAGAAAAGAGccagagaaaaagaaaagagattgcTCGAGCAAGAGAAACAACTATACCAAGCCCGAATCCGCTCCCAACTTCGACACAAACTCGCCGGAAAAACTGACCTGGATTCTAATCCGGATACAAACATTTCTTACAGCCCTATGACCCCCAAGGACCACGTCAAAGCCCTTGCTGATCGTTTCATGAAAGAAGGAGCTGAAGACTTGTGGAATGAAAACGACGGCTCGTTGAAATCTCCGTTGCCGAAATCAATTGAAAGGACAATACCAGTTGGGCCGAATGGACGGCCGGGATCGATCAATTCGCCGATCGATTTGAGGAAATTGATATCGGAGGCTCCGAATATATCACATAATTGCGAAATTTTTAGCGAGGGTTATAATTACGTAAAAGCAAGGGATTATTCGGTGCAGAGAGGCACACATAACAAGGGTTTCTCTTCTCCTAAATTGAGGAGATTTCGGAGATCTGGGAGTTCTTCCAGCGATGACGAGGATGACGATTATGGATTTGATTCGTATAACGAGGGGGAAAGGCGAGGGAGAACGGCGGAGGAGATCGGGAGTAGAGCTGCTTTAAGGAAGTACGACGTGAAAGTAACGAAAAGAGTGCCACTTAAGGAGCTTGATAAGGAGTCGGATTTTGCGAAGGAAGTGGAGTTGATTAGGCATGAGCTTGGGAAGAAAAAATTGGCGGAGAATCAAGGTGAGAATAATGAGACAGCCGAGGAGGAATCAATTCTCAGTCAGAAAAG ATTTGACGAATGTGGTTTATCACCATTGACTGTGAAGGCACTTACAGCAGCTGGCTATGTTCAAATGACCAGGGTGCAAGAGGCTACTTTGTCCGTTTGCCTTGAGG GCAAGGATGCTTTGGTTAAAGCCAAAACTGGGACAGGCAAAAGTGCTGCTTTTTTG CTTCCTGCAATTGAAACAGTTCTGAAAGCAAAAAGTAGCAATTCTAATCCACGGGTGCCTTCCATTTATGTTCTTATTATCTGTCCAACAAGAGAACTAGCAAGTCAAATAGCTGCTGAGGCAAATGCTATGCTGAAGTACCATGATGGCATGGGTGTGCAAACACTAATTGGGGGTATACGTTTCAAAGATGATCAGAAGCGCCTTGAATCAGATCCATGCCAG ATAGTTGTTGCAACTCCTGGTCGGCTGCTGGATCACATTGAGGAAAAAGGTGGTTTATCTGTGCATTTGATGGGCTTGAAGATGCTTATACTTGATGAAGCTGACCATCTACTAGACCTGGGGTTTCGAAAAGATGTGGAAAAAATTGTAGATTGTTTGCCCAGGAGGAGGCAATCCTTGCTGTTCTCAGCAACAATTCCAAAAGAG gttcggcgaaTATCTCAGCTTGTATTGAAAAGAGAGCATGCATTTATTGATATGGTGGGCCTGGGTTCTCTGGAAACTCCTGCTAAG ATTAAGCAGTCTTTCCTTGTTGTTCCACATGAATTGCATTTTCAATTGGTGCATTATCTGTTGAAGGAGCATATCCTACGGACACCTGATTACAAG GTCATTGTTTTCTGTACGACTGGGATGGTAACATCACTCTTATATATGCTTCTCCGGGAAATGAAAATGAATGTTAAGGAGATGCATTCTAGAAAGCCTCAATTATACAGAACTCGTGTCTCTGACGAATTCAAGGAATCAAAACGATCAATTCTTATTACTTCCGATGTTTCAACACGGGGAATGAATTATCCTAATGTTACTTTGGTAATTCAG CTCGGCATTCCTGCTGATCGGGAGCAATATATACATCGTCTTGGAAGAACAGGGCGTGAGGGCAAAGATGGAGAAGGAATCTTATTGCTGGCACCATGGGAAGAATATTTCCTGAATGAGTTGGAAGATCTGCCTCTTGATAAACTTCCTTCACCTGATATGGATCCAGAAAGTAAACTTAAG GTGGAAGATTCAATGTCAAAGATCGATACTAGTGTCAAAGAAGCAGCATATCATGCTTGGCTAGGGTATTATAATTCAATCAGGGAAATTGGCAGGGATAAAACAACGCTTGTTGAACTAGCCAATCGATTTTCTGAGTCAATAGGCTTACAAAGGCCACCTCCTTTGTTCAGGAAAACAGCACTGAAGATGGGTTTGAAAGACATCCCTGGTATACGGATTCGAGCATGA
- the LOC110609372 gene encoding probable DEAD-box ATP-dependent RNA helicase 48 isoform X3 — MQLPIFLQRSRTMSDHIRTRILARLMGGGPRTFPGGLNKWQWKRLHEKRAREKEKRLLEQEKQLYQARIRSQLRHKLAGKTDLDSNPDTNISYSPMTPKDHVKALADRFMKEGAEDLWNENDGSLKSPLPKSIERTIPVGPNGRPGSINSPIDLRKLISEAPNISHNCEIFSEGYNYVKARDYSVQRGTHNKGFSSPKLRRFRRSGSSSSDDEDDDYGFDSYNEGERRGRTAEEIGSRAALRKYDVKVTKRVPLKELDKESDFAKEVELIRHELGKKKLAENQGENNETAEEESILSQKRFDECGLSPLTVKALTAAGYVQMTRVQEATLSVCLEGKDALVKAKTGTGKSAAFLLPAIETVLKAKSSNSNPRVPSIYVLIICPTRELASQIAAEANAMLKYHDGMGVQTLIGGIRFKDDQKRLESDPCQIVVATPGRLLDHIEEKGGLSVHLMGLKMLILDEADHLLDLGFRKDVEKIVDCLPRRRQSLLFSATIPKEVRRISQLVLKREHAFIDMVGLGSLETPAKIKQSFLVVPHELHFQLVHYLLKEHILRTPDYKVIVFCTTGMVTSLLYMLLREMKMNVKEMHSRKPQLYRTRVSDEFKESKRSILITSDVSTRGMNYPNVTLVIQLGIPADREQYIHRLGRTGREGKDGEGILLLAPWEEYFLNELEDLPLDKLPSPDMDPESKLKGD, encoded by the exons ATGCAGTTGCCAATTTTCCTCCAACGTTCCAGAACCATGTCAGACCACATCCGAACCCGAATCTTAGCCCGGCTCATGGGCGGAGGTCCACGAACCTTCCCTGGTGGCCTGAACAAATGGCAATGGAAGCGCCTCCATGAGAAAAGAGccagagaaaaagaaaagagattgcTCGAGCAAGAGAAACAACTATACCAAGCCCGAATCCGCTCCCAACTTCGACACAAACTCGCCGGAAAAACTGACCTGGATTCTAATCCGGATACAAACATTTCTTACAGCCCTATGACCCCCAAGGACCACGTCAAAGCCCTTGCTGATCGTTTCATGAAAGAAGGAGCTGAAGACTTGTGGAATGAAAACGACGGCTCGTTGAAATCTCCGTTGCCGAAATCAATTGAAAGGACAATACCAGTTGGGCCGAATGGACGGCCGGGATCGATCAATTCGCCGATCGATTTGAGGAAATTGATATCGGAGGCTCCGAATATATCACATAATTGCGAAATTTTTAGCGAGGGTTATAATTACGTAAAAGCAAGGGATTATTCGGTGCAGAGAGGCACACATAACAAGGGTTTCTCTTCTCCTAAATTGAGGAGATTTCGGAGATCTGGGAGTTCTTCCAGCGATGACGAGGATGACGATTATGGATTTGATTCGTATAACGAGGGGGAAAGGCGAGGGAGAACGGCGGAGGAGATCGGGAGTAGAGCTGCTTTAAGGAAGTACGACGTGAAAGTAACGAAAAGAGTGCCACTTAAGGAGCTTGATAAGGAGTCGGATTTTGCGAAGGAAGTGGAGTTGATTAGGCATGAGCTTGGGAAGAAAAAATTGGCGGAGAATCAAGGTGAGAATAATGAGACAGCCGAGGAGGAATCAATTCTCAGTCAGAAAAG ATTTGACGAATGTGGTTTATCACCATTGACTGTGAAGGCACTTACAGCAGCTGGCTATGTTCAAATGACCAGGGTGCAAGAGGCTACTTTGTCCGTTTGCCTTGAGG GCAAGGATGCTTTGGTTAAAGCCAAAACTGGGACAGGCAAAAGTGCTGCTTTTTTG CTTCCTGCAATTGAAACAGTTCTGAAAGCAAAAAGTAGCAATTCTAATCCACGGGTGCCTTCCATTTATGTTCTTATTATCTGTCCAACAAGAGAACTAGCAAGTCAAATAGCTGCTGAGGCAAATGCTATGCTGAAGTACCATGATGGCATGGGTGTGCAAACACTAATTGGGGGTATACGTTTCAAAGATGATCAGAAGCGCCTTGAATCAGATCCATGCCAG ATAGTTGTTGCAACTCCTGGTCGGCTGCTGGATCACATTGAGGAAAAAGGTGGTTTATCTGTGCATTTGATGGGCTTGAAGATGCTTATACTTGATGAAGCTGACCATCTACTAGACCTGGGGTTTCGAAAAGATGTGGAAAAAATTGTAGATTGTTTGCCCAGGAGGAGGCAATCCTTGCTGTTCTCAGCAACAATTCCAAAAGAG gttcggcgaaTATCTCAGCTTGTATTGAAAAGAGAGCATGCATTTATTGATATGGTGGGCCTGGGTTCTCTGGAAACTCCTGCTAAG ATTAAGCAGTCTTTCCTTGTTGTTCCACATGAATTGCATTTTCAATTGGTGCATTATCTGTTGAAGGAGCATATCCTACGGACACCTGATTACAAG GTCATTGTTTTCTGTACGACTGGGATGGTAACATCACTCTTATATATGCTTCTCCGGGAAATGAAAATGAATGTTAAGGAGATGCATTCTAGAAAGCCTCAATTATACAGAACTCGTGTCTCTGACGAATTCAAGGAATCAAAACGATCAATTCTTATTACTTCCGATGTTTCAACACGGGGAATGAATTATCCTAATGTTACTTTGGTAATTCAG CTCGGCATTCCTGCTGATCGGGAGCAATATATACATCGTCTTGGAAGAACAGGGCGTGAGGGCAAAGATGGAGAAGGAATCTTATTGCTGGCACCATGGGAAGAATATTTCCTGAATGAGTTGGAAGATCTGCCTCTTGATAAACTTCCTTCACCTGATATGGATCCAGAAAGTAAACTTAAG GGAGATTGA
- the LOC110609372 gene encoding probable DEAD-box ATP-dependent RNA helicase 48 isoform X2, whose translation MQLPIFLQRSRTMSDHIRTRILARLMGGGPRTFPGGLNKWQWKRLHEKRAREKEKRLLEQEKQLYQARIRSQLRHKLAGKTDLDSNPDTNISYSPMTPKDHVKALADRFMKEGAEDLWNENDGSLKSPLPKSIERTIPVGPNGRPGSINSPIDLRKLISEAPNISHNCEIFSEGYNYVKARDYSVQRGTHNKGFSSPKLRRFRRSGSSSSDDEDDDYGFDSYNEGERRGRTAEEIGSRAALRKYDVKVTKRVPLKELDKESDFAKEVELIRHELGKKKLAENQGENNETAEEESILSQKRFDECGLSPLTVKALTAAGYVQMTRVQEATLSVCLEGKDALVKAKTGTGKSAAFLLPAIETVLKAKSSNSNPRVPSIYVLIICPTRELASQIAAEANAMLKYHDGMGVQTLIGGIRFKDDQKRLESDPCQIVVATPGRLLDHIEEKGGLSVHLMGLKMLILDEADHLLDLGFRKDVEKIVDCLPRRRQSLLFSATIPKEVRRISQLVLKREHAFIDMVGLGSLETPAKIKQSFLVVPHELHFQLVHYLLKEHILRTPDYKVIVFCTTGMVTSLLYMLLREMKMNVKEMHSRKPQLYRTRVSDEFKESKRSILITSDVSTRGMNYPNVTLVIQLGIPADREQYIHRLGRTGREGKDGEGILLLAPWEEYFLNELEDLPLDKLPSPDMDPESKLKCY comes from the exons ATGCAGTTGCCAATTTTCCTCCAACGTTCCAGAACCATGTCAGACCACATCCGAACCCGAATCTTAGCCCGGCTCATGGGCGGAGGTCCACGAACCTTCCCTGGTGGCCTGAACAAATGGCAATGGAAGCGCCTCCATGAGAAAAGAGccagagaaaaagaaaagagattgcTCGAGCAAGAGAAACAACTATACCAAGCCCGAATCCGCTCCCAACTTCGACACAAACTCGCCGGAAAAACTGACCTGGATTCTAATCCGGATACAAACATTTCTTACAGCCCTATGACCCCCAAGGACCACGTCAAAGCCCTTGCTGATCGTTTCATGAAAGAAGGAGCTGAAGACTTGTGGAATGAAAACGACGGCTCGTTGAAATCTCCGTTGCCGAAATCAATTGAAAGGACAATACCAGTTGGGCCGAATGGACGGCCGGGATCGATCAATTCGCCGATCGATTTGAGGAAATTGATATCGGAGGCTCCGAATATATCACATAATTGCGAAATTTTTAGCGAGGGTTATAATTACGTAAAAGCAAGGGATTATTCGGTGCAGAGAGGCACACATAACAAGGGTTTCTCTTCTCCTAAATTGAGGAGATTTCGGAGATCTGGGAGTTCTTCCAGCGATGACGAGGATGACGATTATGGATTTGATTCGTATAACGAGGGGGAAAGGCGAGGGAGAACGGCGGAGGAGATCGGGAGTAGAGCTGCTTTAAGGAAGTACGACGTGAAAGTAACGAAAAGAGTGCCACTTAAGGAGCTTGATAAGGAGTCGGATTTTGCGAAGGAAGTGGAGTTGATTAGGCATGAGCTTGGGAAGAAAAAATTGGCGGAGAATCAAGGTGAGAATAATGAGACAGCCGAGGAGGAATCAATTCTCAGTCAGAAAAG ATTTGACGAATGTGGTTTATCACCATTGACTGTGAAGGCACTTACAGCAGCTGGCTATGTTCAAATGACCAGGGTGCAAGAGGCTACTTTGTCCGTTTGCCTTGAGG GCAAGGATGCTTTGGTTAAAGCCAAAACTGGGACAGGCAAAAGTGCTGCTTTTTTG CTTCCTGCAATTGAAACAGTTCTGAAAGCAAAAAGTAGCAATTCTAATCCACGGGTGCCTTCCATTTATGTTCTTATTATCTGTCCAACAAGAGAACTAGCAAGTCAAATAGCTGCTGAGGCAAATGCTATGCTGAAGTACCATGATGGCATGGGTGTGCAAACACTAATTGGGGGTATACGTTTCAAAGATGATCAGAAGCGCCTTGAATCAGATCCATGCCAG ATAGTTGTTGCAACTCCTGGTCGGCTGCTGGATCACATTGAGGAAAAAGGTGGTTTATCTGTGCATTTGATGGGCTTGAAGATGCTTATACTTGATGAAGCTGACCATCTACTAGACCTGGGGTTTCGAAAAGATGTGGAAAAAATTGTAGATTGTTTGCCCAGGAGGAGGCAATCCTTGCTGTTCTCAGCAACAATTCCAAAAGAG gttcggcgaaTATCTCAGCTTGTATTGAAAAGAGAGCATGCATTTATTGATATGGTGGGCCTGGGTTCTCTGGAAACTCCTGCTAAG ATTAAGCAGTCTTTCCTTGTTGTTCCACATGAATTGCATTTTCAATTGGTGCATTATCTGTTGAAGGAGCATATCCTACGGACACCTGATTACAAG GTCATTGTTTTCTGTACGACTGGGATGGTAACATCACTCTTATATATGCTTCTCCGGGAAATGAAAATGAATGTTAAGGAGATGCATTCTAGAAAGCCTCAATTATACAGAACTCGTGTCTCTGACGAATTCAAGGAATCAAAACGATCAATTCTTATTACTTCCGATGTTTCAACACGGGGAATGAATTATCCTAATGTTACTTTGGTAATTCAG CTCGGCATTCCTGCTGATCGGGAGCAATATATACATCGTCTTGGAAGAACAGGGCGTGAGGGCAAAGATGGAGAAGGAATCTTATTGCTGGCACCATGGGAAGAATATTTCCTGAATGAGTTGGAAGATCTGCCTCTTGATAAACTTCCTTCACCTGATATGGATCCAGAAAGTAAACTTAAG TGTTATTAG